In the Gemmatimonadota bacterium genome, CGCTCTGGAAGGTGGACGTGGACGGCAAGGCGACCGCGGTGCAGACGGTGGTCTACCAGTCGCTCTACGCGAGCTGGCTCCCGTCGCGGCTCGCGTCGTTCGCGTTCGCGGTGACGTTCGTGCTCTTCTGGTACCTCGTGCTGCTGGTGCTGCAGAAGCGCGGCATCGTCTACAAGGTGTGAACCGCGACCTGATCCTCGACGTCGGGGCGCATCGCGGCGAGGACGCCGCCTTCTACCTGCGAAAGGGATTCCGCGTCGTCGCCGTCGAAGCCGATCCCGATCTCGCCGCGGCCTGCCGGACCGCGCTCGCCGAGCACATCGCCGCGGGACGCTGCACCGTCGTCGAGGGCGCGATCGTGAGTCCGGCGCTCGTCGCCGCCGGCGCGCGAACGGTGCGCTTCTACCGGAACGTCGCCAACTCGGTCTGGGGGACGGTCGAGCCGTCGTGGGCCGAGCGCAACGCGCGGCTCGGCGCGGCGAGCGTCCCCATCGACGTTCCCGCGCTCGACTTCGCGGACGTCCTGCGCGCTCATGGCATCCCGCGCTACCTCAAGATCGACATCGAGGGCGCCGACCTGCACTGCGTCGAGGCATTGCGCGCGTTCAGTGCGCGGCCGGATTACGTGAGCCTGGAGATCGACAAGACGAGCCTCGCGCGCATGCGGCGCGAGGTGGAGACGCTGCACGCCCTCGGGTACGATGCGTTCCAGCTCGTGGAGCAGTCGTCGGTGCCGCAGCAGGTGCCGCCGTCCCCCGCGCGCGAGGGCACGTTCGCGGCGCAGCGCTTCGCCGAAGGGGCGACCGGTCTCTTCGGCGCGGAACTGCCCGGCGCATGGGAGTCGTTCGACGCCGTCGAGCGCCGCCTCCGCGCGGTGCGGCTCGGCTACCATCTTCTCGGCGATGACGGCCTGATGCATCGCTGGCGGTTCCGCGGCCGCGGCCGGATCCAGCGCGCCACGGCGGGGGTGCTGCGTGCGTTCACCGGCGGCGCGGTCCCGGGGTGGCATGACCTGCACGCGCGTCACGCGCAGGTCGAGCCGCACGGCCGCTGAGCATCACCCCAGCAGGCGCTGGAAGACCGCGCTCGCGCGCTGCATCTCGTCGAGCGTGCCGATGGAGATCCGCAGCCAGTTGGTGAGCGGCGGGAAGGGCCGGCCGACGGCGACGCCGTTCGCACGGCAGGCCGCGCGGAACGACGCCGGGTCGCGGCGCAGGTCGATCATCAGGAAGTTCGTGTCGCTCGGGCCCACGGTGTAGCCGGCGCGCTCGAAGAAGCCGCGCGTGAAGGCCTTCGCCTCGCGGTTCTTGCGCTGCTCCTCGGCCACATGCGCGGTGTCCGCCACGCTCGCCATCGCCGCCGCCGCGGCGAGCGCGTTCACGCCGGAGCCGAGCCGGAAGGCCTGGAGGCGCCGCGCGGTGTCGCGATGCGCGATCGCGTACCCGGCGCGGAGCCCCGCCATCCCGTGCACCTTGGAGAAGGTGCGCGACACCACCACGCGCGGGTCGGCGACCGCGAGCGGGATCGCCGTGCGATACCCGGGATGATCGACGTACTCGTGATACGCCTCGTCCACGAGCACCGTCGCGCCCGGCGCCGTGCGGTGCACCTGCGCGATGAAGCCGCGCACCGCCGCATCGTCGTGCACCGTCGCCGTCGGGTTGTTGGGATTGCAGAGGAAGACGAGCCCGGCGCCGGTGCTGCGCGCCGCCATCGCTTCGAGATCGAGCGCGAGGCCCGCGCCCACCGGCACCGACGTGACGGGATGGCCGAGCAGGCGCGCGACGTCCACGGGGAGCTCGAAGCTCGGCGCGGCGGTCACCAGCCCGGCCGTCGGCGAGGTGAAGGCCTGCACGCACTGGCGCAGCGTCTCGCTCGAGCCGCAGCCGAG is a window encoding:
- a CDS encoding FkbM family methyltransferase, whose amino-acid sequence is MNRDLILDVGAHRGEDAAFYLRKGFRVVAVEADPDLAAACRTALAEHIAAGRCTVVEGAIVSPALVAAGARTVRFYRNVANSVWGTVEPSWAERNARLGAASVPIDVPALDFADVLRAHGIPRYLKIDIEGADLHCVEALRAFSARPDYVSLEIDKTSLARMRREVETLHALGYDAFQLVEQSSVPQQVPPSPAREGTFAAQRFAEGATGLFGAELPGAWESFDAVERRLRAVRLGYHLLGDDGLMHRWRFRGRGRIQRATAGVLRAFTGGAVPGWHDLHARHAQVEPHGR
- a CDS encoding aminotransferase class I/II-fold pyridoxal phosphate-dependent enzyme, with product MSVSRRQFVSALGLGGTGLLAAPSLLARGREAAPWVGGSPFGAQDATLRLDSNENPNGPSRRALEALQGMLGEANRYPDDHEEALAQAIARAHGIPREHIVLGCGSSETLRQCVQAFTSPTAGLVTAAPSFELPVDVARLLGHPVTSVPVGAGLALDLEAMAARSTGAGLVFLCNPNNPTATVHDDAAVRGFIAQVHRTAPGATVLVDEAYHEYVDHPGYRTAIPLAVADPRVVVSRTFSKVHGMAGLRAGYAIAHRDTARRLQAFRLGSGVNALAAAAAMASVADTAHVAEEQRKNREAKAFTRGFFERAGYTVGPSDTNFLMIDLRRDPASFRAACRANGVAVGRPFPPLTNWLRISIGTLDEMQRASAVFQRLLG